From Microlunatus capsulatus, a single genomic window includes:
- a CDS encoding class I SAM-dependent methyltransferase: MTRSLIRRVLGGSRGRVYDAALLSRRRHHFQSEIARARAEGVVRVNVGAGRRALPGWVDTDISWRCAAHLDAIRPWPVAPGSVDLVFADNVIEHLTLEQGRALLREAFTALAPGGVLRLATPDVEASARSYLENGELARQGMARNAELGNVLSHPVQLLSEVYVGAEHYRGFCYDHAALAAEMRAAGFAVERCVAGDSAHPDLRGLEHRMHPAEVATQLCVEGTRPA; encoded by the coding sequence ATGACACGTTCGCTCATCCGGCGTGTCCTCGGGGGATCACGGGGGCGGGTCTACGACGCCGCCCTGCTGAGCCGCCGACGACACCACTTCCAGTCCGAGATCGCCCGCGCCCGCGCCGAGGGGGTGGTGCGCGTCAACGTCGGCGCCGGCCGGCGCGCCCTGCCCGGGTGGGTCGACACCGACATCAGCTGGCGCTGCGCCGCGCACCTCGACGCCATCCGGCCCTGGCCGGTGGCACCCGGCAGCGTCGACCTCGTCTTCGCCGACAACGTCATCGAGCACCTGACCCTGGAGCAGGGCCGGGCGCTGCTGCGGGAGGCCTTCACCGCGCTCGCGCCCGGCGGGGTCCTCCGGCTCGCGACGCCCGACGTCGAGGCCAGCGCCCGCAGCTACCTCGAGAACGGCGAGCTCGCCCGGCAGGGGATGGCCCGCAACGCCGAGCTCGGGAACGTGCTCAGCCACCCCGTCCAGCTGCTGTCGGAGGTCTACGTCGGCGCCGAGCACTACCGCGGCTTCTGCTACGACCACGCCGCGCTGGCCGCGGAGATGCGGGCCGCCGGGTTCGCGGTCGAGCGCTGCGTCGCCGGCGACAGCGCCCACCCGGACCTGAGGGGGCTGGAGCACCGGATGCACCCGGCCGAGGTGGCCACCCAGCTCTGCGTCGAGGGGACGCGACCGGCCTGA
- the map gene encoding type I methionyl aminopeptidase encodes MSPVLPAPVSPPRPVPRSIPRPEYVGRPAPRPYEGPDVQSAETVERMRVAGRVAAGAIRAAGDAIAPGVTTDELDRVAHEYLLDHHAYPSTLGYRGYPKSSCTSVNEVICHGIPDARPLEDGDLVKIDVTAFVDGVHGDSCVTFGCGELDEASRLLAERTEEALRRAVAAVRPGRAVNVLGRVVESYAKRFGYGVVRDYTGHGVHTAFHSGLVIPHHDDPRHATVMRPGMTFTIEPMLTLGTAEWSMWDDGWTVLTADGSRCAQFEHSLVVTETGAEVLTLP; translated from the coding sequence GTGAGCCCCGTCCTGCCCGCACCCGTCTCCCCGCCCCGCCCGGTGCCCCGCTCGATCCCCCGTCCCGAGTACGTCGGCCGCCCCGCTCCCCGCCCCTACGAGGGCCCGGACGTCCAGTCCGCCGAGACCGTCGAGCGGATGCGGGTGGCCGGCCGCGTCGCGGCGGGCGCCATCCGGGCGGCCGGCGACGCCATCGCCCCCGGCGTCACCACCGACGAGCTGGACCGCGTCGCCCACGAGTACCTGCTCGACCACCACGCCTACCCCTCGACGCTGGGCTACCGCGGCTACCCGAAGTCCTCCTGCACGTCGGTGAACGAGGTGATCTGCCACGGCATCCCGGACGCCCGGCCGCTGGAGGACGGCGACCTGGTGAAGATCGACGTGACCGCCTTCGTCGACGGCGTGCACGGCGACAGCTGCGTCACCTTCGGCTGCGGCGAGCTCGACGAGGCCTCCCGGCTGCTGGCCGAGCGCACCGAGGAGGCGCTGCGCCGCGCCGTCGCCGCCGTCCGACCGGGTCGGGCGGTCAACGTCCTCGGCCGCGTCGTCGAGAGCTACGCCAAGCGGTTCGGGTACGGCGTCGTCCGCGACTACACCGGCCACGGCGTGCACACCGCCTTCCACTCGGGCCTGGTCATCCCCCACCACGACGACCCCCGGCACGCCACGGTGATGCGCCCCGGGATGACCTTCACCATCGAGCCGATGCTCACCCTCGGCACCGCCGAGTGGTCGATGTGGGACGACGGCTGGACCGTGCTCACGGCCGACGGCAGCCGGTGCGCGCAGTTCGAGCACAGCCTCGTGGTCACCGAGACCGGCGCCGAGGTCCTCACCCTCCCCTGA
- a CDS encoding carbon-nitrogen hydrolase family protein: MRLALAQIVSGPDPAANLAQVAGRTREAADAGADLVLFPEATMRAFGHDLTGVAEPLDGPWADGVRQVAADAGVVVAAGMFTPAGDGRVTNTLLVTGPGVEAAYAKIHLFDAYGFAESDTVAAGDEPLVVEVAGVPVGFTTCYDVRFPGLYTALADRGARVVAVCASWGAGPGKVEQWELLVRARALDATVFVAACGQADPATTGVTSSGRAPTGVGHSLVVGPTGVVRAGLGDGPGLLVADVDPGELAAVRQALPVLANRRF, from the coding sequence ATGCGCCTCGCCCTCGCCCAGATCGTCAGCGGACCCGACCCGGCCGCCAACTTGGCGCAGGTGGCCGGCCGCACCCGGGAGGCCGCGGACGCCGGCGCCGACCTGGTCCTGTTCCCCGAGGCGACGATGCGCGCCTTCGGCCACGACCTGACCGGCGTCGCCGAGCCGCTCGACGGGCCGTGGGCCGACGGCGTCCGGCAGGTCGCCGCGGACGCCGGCGTGGTCGTCGCGGCCGGGATGTTCACCCCCGCCGGCGACGGCCGGGTCACCAACACGCTGCTGGTCACCGGCCCGGGCGTCGAGGCGGCCTACGCCAAGATCCACCTCTTCGACGCCTACGGGTTCGCCGAGTCCGACACGGTCGCGGCCGGCGACGAGCCGCTGGTCGTCGAGGTGGCCGGGGTGCCCGTCGGGTTCACCACCTGCTACGACGTCCGCTTCCCCGGTCTCTACACCGCCCTGGCCGACCGCGGCGCCCGGGTGGTCGCGGTCTGCGCCTCCTGGGGCGCCGGTCCCGGCAAGGTCGAGCAGTGGGAGCTGCTGGTCCGCGCCCGGGCGCTGGACGCCACCGTCTTCGTCGCCGCGTGCGGGCAGGCCGACCCGGCGACGACGGGCGTGACCTCCTCCGGCCGCGCCCCCACCGGGGTGGGGCACAGCCTCGTCGTCGGGCCCACCGGCGTGGTGCGGGCCGGCCTGGGGGACGGGCCGGGGCTGCTCGTCGCCGACGTCGACCCCGGGGAGCTGGCGGCCGTCCGCCAGGCCCTCCCGGTGCTCGCGAACCGGCGCTTCTGA
- the mmsA gene encoding multiple monosaccharide ABC transporter ATP-binding protein: MADHILEMVNITKTFPGVKALQDVNLTVERGEVHAICGENGAGKSTLMKVLSGVYPHGTYEGEIVLDGQPASFSGIRDSERSGVVIIHQELALSPFLSIAENIFLGNEQAKRGVIDWNATNLEAARLLARVGLAENPITKITDIGVGKQQLVEIAKALSKDVRLLILDEPTAALNDEDSAHLLDLLRGLREHGITCIIISHKLNEIKAIADRVTVIRDGRTIETLDLDADDISEERIIRGMVGRDLQSRYPDRTPDIGEEVLRIEDWTVQHPLEHSRTVVDHANLYVRAGEVVGIAGLMGAGRTELAMSVFGRSYGHNITGNLYKNGRQIQLKTVRDAIKNGIAYATEDRKRYGLNLIDDIKRNISGAALEKLAKTGWVDANREQVVANDYRKSMRIKAPNVGVLTGKLSGGNQQKVVLSKWMFTDPDVLILDEPTRGIDVGAKYEIYTIINSLAAQGKAIIVISSELPELMGICDRIYALAAGRITGEVEVAGARAEDLMHYMTMDKDGSR, from the coding sequence ATGGCTGACCACATCCTTGAGATGGTGAACATCACGAAGACGTTCCCCGGCGTGAAGGCGCTGCAGGACGTCAACCTGACCGTCGAGCGCGGTGAGGTGCACGCGATCTGCGGCGAGAACGGTGCCGGCAAGTCGACGCTGATGAAGGTGCTGTCGGGGGTCTACCCGCACGGCACCTACGAGGGCGAGATCGTCCTCGACGGGCAGCCGGCGTCCTTCTCCGGCATCCGCGACTCCGAGCGCTCGGGCGTCGTGATCATCCACCAGGAGCTGGCGCTCAGCCCGTTCCTGTCGATCGCGGAGAACATCTTCCTCGGCAACGAGCAGGCCAAGCGCGGCGTCATCGACTGGAACGCCACGAACCTGGAGGCGGCCCGGCTGCTCGCGCGGGTGGGGCTGGCCGAGAACCCGATCACCAAGATCACCGACATCGGCGTGGGCAAGCAGCAGCTGGTGGAGATCGCCAAGGCGCTGTCCAAGGACGTCCGCCTGCTCATCCTCGACGAGCCGACCGCGGCCCTGAACGACGAGGACTCCGCGCACCTGCTGGACCTGCTGCGGGGCCTGCGCGAGCACGGCATCACCTGCATCATCATCAGCCACAAGCTGAACGAGATCAAAGCCATCGCCGACCGGGTGACCGTGATCCGCGACGGCCGCACGATCGAGACGCTCGATCTCGACGCCGACGACATCTCCGAGGAGCGGATCATCCGCGGGATGGTCGGCCGCGACCTGCAGAGCCGCTACCCCGACCGCACCCCGGACATCGGCGAGGAGGTGCTGCGGATCGAGGACTGGACCGTGCAGCACCCGCTCGAGCACTCCCGCACCGTGGTGGACCACGCGAACCTCTACGTCCGCGCCGGCGAGGTCGTCGGCATCGCGGGCCTGATGGGCGCCGGCCGGACCGAGCTCGCGATGAGCGTGTTCGGCCGCTCCTACGGCCACAACATCACCGGCAACCTGTACAAGAACGGCCGGCAGATCCAGCTCAAGACGGTGCGCGACGCGATCAAGAACGGGATCGCCTACGCCACCGAGGACCGCAAGCGGTACGGGCTGAACCTGATCGACGACATCAAGCGCAACATCTCCGGCGCCGCGCTGGAGAAGCTGGCCAAGACCGGCTGGGTGGACGCGAACCGCGAGCAGGTCGTCGCCAACGACTACCGCAAGAGCATGCGGATCAAGGCGCCCAACGTCGGCGTGCTGACCGGGAAGCTCTCGGGCGGCAACCAGCAGAAGGTCGTGCTGAGCAAGTGGATGTTCACCGACCCCGACGTGCTGATCCTCGACGAGCCCACCCGGGGCATCGACGTCGGGGCGAAGTACGAGATCTACACGATCATCAACTCCCTGGCCGCGCAGGGGAAGGCGATCATCGTCATCTCCTCCGAGCTGCCGGAGCTGATGGGCATCTGCGACCGCATCTACGCCCTGGCCGCCGGACGCATCACCGGTGAGGTCGAGGTGGCGGGCGCGCGGGCCGAGGACCTGATGCACTACATGACCATGGACAAGGACGGATCCCGATGA
- the chvE gene encoding multiple monosaccharide ABC transporter substrate-binding protein, with amino-acid sequence MINRRRMLAGLAATAALTLSLSACGGGRAGAGGDTSAEPGSNAGALIGVAMPTKTSERWIDDGNNVKAKLESLGYKVDLQYANDKVPDQQQQIESMLNNGAKALIVASIDGTALTTQLADAGTDGVKVIAYDRLINGSPNVDYYVTFDNEKVGIQQGTSLLTGLGILDADGKETGEKGPFNVELFAGSPDDNNATFFYNGAMSVLQPYIDNGTLVVPSKQTEFQQVATQQWKLDTAQARMETILNGFYSGKDLDGVLSPYDGISRGILNATKSAGIDNPIVTGQDAEKPSDKLILDGVQYSTIFKDTRKLGDTAATMVDAVLNGKTPETNDNETYNNKVKVVPAYLHESVIITKDNLTKEVVDSGYYTQAEVEKGE; translated from the coding sequence GTGATCAACAGACGCCGAATGCTCGCCGGCCTCGCGGCGACCGCCGCCCTGACCCTCAGCCTCTCCGCCTGCGGCGGCGGCCGGGCCGGCGCCGGTGGCGACACCTCCGCCGAGCCGGGCTCCAACGCCGGCGCCCTGATCGGCGTGGCCATGCCCACCAAGACCTCCGAGCGCTGGATCGACGACGGCAACAACGTCAAGGCCAAGCTGGAGTCCCTGGGCTATAAGGTCGACCTGCAGTACGCCAACGACAAGGTCCCCGACCAGCAGCAGCAGATCGAGTCGATGCTGAACAACGGCGCCAAGGCGCTGATCGTGGCCTCGATCGACGGCACCGCGCTCACCACGCAGCTGGCCGACGCCGGTACCGACGGCGTCAAGGTCATCGCCTACGACCGCCTGATCAACGGCTCGCCGAACGTCGACTACTACGTCACCTTCGACAACGAGAAGGTCGGCATCCAGCAGGGCACCTCGCTGCTCACCGGCCTCGGCATCCTCGACGCCGACGGCAAGGAGACCGGCGAGAAGGGCCCGTTCAACGTCGAGCTCTTCGCCGGCAGCCCGGACGACAACAACGCCACCTTCTTCTACAACGGTGCGATGAGCGTCCTGCAGCCCTACATCGACAACGGCACCCTCGTCGTCCCGTCGAAGCAGACCGAGTTCCAGCAGGTCGCCACCCAGCAGTGGAAGCTCGACACCGCGCAGGCCCGGATGGAGACCATCCTCAACGGCTTCTACTCCGGCAAGGACCTCGACGGCGTGCTGTCGCCCTACGACGGCATCTCGCGCGGCATCCTGAACGCCACTAAGTCGGCGGGCATCGACAACCCGATCGTGACCGGCCAGGACGCCGAGAAGCCCTCGGACAAGCTGATCCTCGACGGCGTGCAGTACTCGACGATCTTCAAGGACACCCGCAAGCTCGGTGACACGGCCGCCACGATGGTCGACGCGGTGCTGAACGGGAAGACCCCGGAGACCAACGACAACGAGACCTACAACAACAAGGTCAAGGTCGTCCCGGCCTACCTGCACGAGTCCGTGATCATCACCAAGGACAACCTCACCAAGGAGGTCGTCGACTCCGGCTACTACACCCAGGCCGAGGTCGAGAAGGGCGAGTGA
- a CDS encoding SPOR domain-containing protein produces the protein MADGEWWYDLKTRSAVQDTKAGKIADRLGPYASREEAEQALDRVAERNEAFDEDPRWKDD, from the coding sequence ATGGCTGATGGCGAGTGGTGGTACGACCTCAAGACCCGGTCGGCGGTGCAGGACACGAAGGCCGGCAAGATCGCCGACCGGCTCGGCCCCTACGCCTCCCGCGAGGAGGCGGAGCAGGCGCTGGACAGGGTGGCCGAGCGCAACGAGGCGTTCGACGAGGACCCGCGCTGGAAGGACGACTGA
- a CDS encoding YtxH domain-containing protein: MKIVKIRTLLVAGIAGGAGYVLGTKAGQTRYAELKVQADKLRAQADRLARSPQVRETVANVADKVKETAEKLPDQVADVVTKVTDSATGATSGSAPGSGDPATPEPSPTTSAPATAAPDPDALEGDGPPRSAG; encoded by the coding sequence ATGAAGATCGTCAAGATCAGGACCCTGCTGGTGGCCGGGATCGCCGGTGGCGCCGGCTACGTGCTGGGGACCAAGGCCGGCCAGACCCGCTACGCCGAGCTGAAGGTGCAGGCCGACAAGCTGCGCGCGCAGGCCGACCGGCTGGCCCGCAGCCCCCAGGTGCGCGAGACCGTGGCCAACGTCGCCGACAAGGTCAAGGAGACCGCCGAGAAGCTGCCCGACCAGGTGGCCGACGTCGTCACCAAGGTGACCGACTCCGCCACCGGTGCGACGAGCGGGTCCGCCCCCGGCAGCGGCGACCCGGCGACCCCGGAGCCCTCCCCGACGACCTCCGCCCCCGCGACCGCCGCCCCGGACCCCGACGCCCTCGAGGGCGACGGCCCGCCGCGCTCCGCCGGCTGA
- a CDS encoding Fur family transcriptional regulator — protein sequence MTTSAAAAPWGEQLKAADLRVTRPRLAVLEVLDATPHITADEVTERVRARLGAVSTQAVYDTLNTLTRRGVLRRFEPAGSAMRFETAAGDNHHHLVCRRCGSVTDVACAVGTVPCAVPAETAGFVVDEAEVTYWGTCAPCASTAAS from the coding sequence ATGACCACCTCCGCTGCCGCCGCGCCCTGGGGCGAGCAGCTCAAGGCCGCTGACCTCCGCGTCACCCGGCCCCGGCTCGCCGTCCTCGAGGTCCTGGACGCGACGCCCCACATCACCGCGGACGAGGTCACCGAGCGCGTCCGCGCCCGGCTCGGCGCGGTGTCCACCCAGGCGGTGTACGACACCCTCAACACGCTGACCCGCCGCGGCGTGCTCCGCCGGTTCGAGCCCGCGGGCTCGGCCATGCGGTTCGAGACCGCCGCCGGCGACAACCACCACCACCTCGTCTGCCGCCGCTGCGGGTCGGTGACCGACGTCGCCTGCGCCGTCGGGACCGTCCCCTGCGCCGTGCCGGCCGAGACCGCCGGCTTCGTCGTCGACGAGGCCGAGGTGACCTACTGGGGCACCTGCGCGCCCTGCGCGTCCACCGCGGCGTCCTGA
- a CDS encoding NAD(+) synthase, translating to MDFDSVYDQGFARIAACTAPVTLADPRANAASVLEQARACDAEGVAVAVFPELALSGYAIEDLLLQEVLLDEVEAAVADLVAGTADLRTVVVVGAPLRHGNRLLNAAVVVHRGTVLGVAPKSYLPTYREFYERRHFAPGDDRRDAVLHLAGQEVPLGPDLLFTAVDVPGLVVHVEVCEDVWVPLPPSTEAALAGATVLLNLSSSPITVGRADDRRLLVRSQSARCLAAYVYAAAGSGESSTDLSWDGQTMVYELGQLLAETERFPDGPRRAVADVDLLRLRQERLRTGTFDDNRRTWQDRTGGDTFRTVPFTLDPPRHDIGLQRRVDRYPFVPDDPQQLAQDCYEAYNIQVSALEQRLTAIGQPKIVIGVSGGLDSTHALIVAAKAMDRLGRPRSDILAFTMPGFATSAGTKDSATRLGEAIGATFAELDIRPAARQLLADMDHPFAGGEPVYDVTFENVQAGLRTDYLFRLANQRGGIVLGTGDMSELALGWCTYGVGDQMSHYGVNAGVPKTLIQHLIRWVIGTGQFEEETSAVLRVILDQEISPELVPVAEGERPQSTEDVVGPYALQDFTLFHVLRYGFPPSRIAFLARHAWEHADRGDWPPGFDLDSRKEFDLPTIRHWLEVFIRRFFAFSQFKRSAIPNGPKVVAGGSLSPRSEWRAPSDGNATIWLAELDRNVPPSS from the coding sequence GTGGACTTCGACTCCGTGTACGACCAGGGCTTCGCCCGGATCGCGGCCTGCACGGCGCCGGTCACCCTCGCCGACCCGCGCGCCAACGCCGCGTCGGTGCTGGAGCAGGCCCGGGCCTGCGACGCCGAGGGGGTGGCCGTCGCGGTGTTCCCCGAGCTGGCCCTCAGCGGCTACGCGATCGAGGACCTGCTGCTGCAGGAGGTCCTGCTGGACGAGGTCGAGGCCGCCGTCGCCGACCTGGTCGCGGGCACCGCGGACCTGCGGACGGTCGTCGTCGTCGGGGCACCCCTGCGGCACGGCAACCGGCTGCTGAACGCCGCCGTCGTCGTGCACCGCGGGACGGTGCTGGGCGTCGCCCCCAAGTCCTACCTGCCGACCTACCGCGAGTTCTACGAGCGCCGCCACTTCGCCCCCGGCGACGACCGCCGCGACGCCGTCCTGCACCTCGCCGGCCAGGAGGTCCCGCTGGGACCGGACCTGCTGTTCACCGCTGTCGACGTCCCCGGCCTCGTGGTGCACGTCGAGGTGTGCGAGGACGTCTGGGTGCCGCTGCCGCCCAGCACCGAGGCCGCGCTGGCCGGCGCGACGGTGCTGCTCAACCTCTCCAGCAGCCCGATCACCGTCGGCCGCGCCGACGACCGCCGGCTGCTGGTCCGCTCGCAGTCCGCGCGCTGCCTGGCCGCCTACGTCTACGCCGCGGCCGGCTCCGGGGAGTCCAGCACCGACCTGTCGTGGGACGGCCAGACGATGGTCTACGAGCTGGGCCAGCTGCTGGCCGAGACCGAGCGCTTCCCCGACGGCCCGCGCCGGGCCGTCGCCGACGTCGACCTGCTCCGGCTGCGCCAGGAGCGGCTCCGGACGGGCACCTTCGACGACAACCGGCGCACCTGGCAGGACCGGACGGGCGGCGACACGTTCCGCACCGTCCCCTTCACCCTCGACCCACCGCGGCACGACATCGGCCTCCAGCGGCGCGTCGACCGCTACCCCTTCGTCCCGGACGACCCCCAGCAGCTGGCCCAGGACTGCTACGAGGCCTACAACATCCAGGTCTCGGCGCTGGAGCAGCGGCTGACGGCGATCGGCCAGCCCAAGATCGTCATCGGCGTCTCCGGCGGCCTCGACTCGACCCACGCGCTGATCGTCGCGGCCAAGGCGATGGACCGGCTGGGCCGGCCGCGCAGCGACATCCTCGCCTTCACCATGCCCGGGTTCGCGACCAGCGCTGGCACCAAGGACAGCGCCACCCGCCTCGGGGAGGCGATCGGGGCGACGTTCGCCGAGCTCGACATCCGGCCCGCCGCCCGCCAGCTGCTGGCCGACATGGACCACCCCTTCGCCGGCGGCGAGCCCGTCTACGACGTGACCTTCGAGAACGTGCAGGCCGGGCTGCGCACCGACTACCTGTTCCGGCTGGCCAACCAGCGCGGCGGCATCGTGCTGGGCACCGGTGACATGTCCGAGCTCGCGCTGGGCTGGTGCACCTACGGCGTCGGCGACCAGATGTCGCACTACGGCGTCAACGCCGGCGTCCCCAAGACGCTCATCCAGCACCTGATCCGCTGGGTGATCGGCACCGGGCAGTTCGAGGAGGAGACCAGCGCGGTGCTGCGGGTGATCCTCGACCAGGAGATCTCCCCCGAGCTGGTGCCCGTCGCCGAGGGCGAGCGGCCGCAGAGCACCGAGGACGTCGTCGGCCCCTACGCGCTGCAGGACTTCACCCTGTTCCACGTGCTCCGCTACGGCTTCCCGCCCAGCCGGATCGCGTTCCTGGCCCGGCACGCGTGGGAGCACGCCGACCGCGGCGACTGGCCGCCCGGCTTCGACCTCGACTCCCGCAAGGAGTTCGACCTGCCGACCATCCGGCACTGGCTGGAGGTCTTCATCCGCCGCTTCTTCGCCTTCAGCCAGTTCAAGCGCTCGGCGATCCCCAACGGCCCCAAGGTCGTCGCGGGCGGCTCGCTCTCCCCGCGCAGCGAGTGGCGCGCCCCCTCCGACGGCAACGCCACCATCTGGCTGGCCGAGCTCGACCGCAACGTGCCCCCCTCTTCTTGA
- a CDS encoding transglutaminase-like domain-containing protein: MSTRTLQIGCEFVHQSRFDVPSVFQVEPLGDQDAELVEATWSFDPDLVSSTYTDLYGNLCRRLTIPAGRSTITYDAAVIVTDDTEEADEDAPEIAPEKLPDDVLIYTLPSRYALPDVLGKEAWNRFGGLTPGYTRVQAICDYVNSHLTFQYGASNSRTTAADVHASGYGVCRDFTHLGVSLCRALNIPARYVFGYLPQIEVPPLDAPMDFAAWMEVYLGDRWWTFDPRNNQRRKGRVLIGRGRDAGDVAMATTFGSPYLESMVVTAQDAPGNP, from the coding sequence GTGAGCACCCGCACCCTGCAGATCGGCTGCGAGTTCGTCCACCAGTCGCGCTTCGACGTCCCCTCGGTGTTCCAGGTGGAGCCCCTCGGGGACCAGGACGCCGAGCTGGTCGAGGCCACCTGGTCGTTCGACCCGGACCTGGTGAGCAGCACCTACACCGACCTCTACGGCAACCTCTGCCGCCGGCTGACCATCCCGGCCGGTCGGTCGACGATCACCTACGACGCCGCGGTGATCGTCACCGACGACACCGAGGAGGCCGACGAGGACGCCCCGGAGATCGCGCCGGAGAAGCTCCCCGACGACGTCCTGATCTACACCCTGCCCAGCCGCTACGCCCTGCCCGACGTGCTGGGCAAGGAGGCCTGGAACCGCTTCGGCGGCCTGACCCCCGGCTACACCCGGGTCCAGGCGATCTGCGACTACGTCAACAGCCACCTGACGTTCCAGTACGGGGCCAGCAACTCCCGCACGACGGCCGCGGACGTGCACGCGTCGGGCTACGGGGTCTGCCGCGACTTCACCCACCTCGGGGTCTCGCTGTGCCGGGCGCTCAACATCCCGGCGCGCTACGTCTTCGGCTACCTCCCGCAGATCGAGGTCCCGCCGCTGGACGCCCCGATGGACTTCGCGGCCTGGATGGAGGTCTACCTCGGCGACCGCTGGTGGACCTTCGACCCGCGCAACAACCAGCGCCGCAAGGGCCGCGTCCTCATCGGCCGGGGCCGCGACGCCGGCGACGTGGCCATGGCCACCACCTTCGGCTCGCCGTACCTCGAGTCGATGGTGGTCACCGCCCAAGACGCCCCCGGGAACCCGTAA
- the mmsB gene encoding multiple monosaccharide ABC transporter permease, with protein MSSTTQTATDPSPVIPPPREQSSGGVLSFLAGRLRQIGIFIALIAIVILFQILTGGTLLTPRNVTSIINQNAYVLILAIGMVMIIIAGHIDLSVGSVVAFVGAMSGIFIVQWGMPVWAGVLLGLVVGGLIGAWQGFWVAYVGIPAFIVTLAGMLTFRGLTQMVLQNVPITPFPDSYVAIGSGFLPQPSATSTFEILTVILGVAATAGLLLSQFRERAKRVKMGLEDEPRSWFLVKAGFTAVFILAITFTLASYRGTPIVLVILAALVLLYSTVMNRFVFGRHVYARGGNLHAAQLSGIDTKRVDFWLFVNMGVLAAIAGIAFTARSNSALPGAGTGFELDAIAAVFIGGAAVTGGIGTVTGAMIGGLIMGVLNNGMSLLGLGSEVQSFIKGFVLLLAVAFDIFNKRRAANASK; from the coding sequence ATGAGCTCGACCACCCAGACCGCGACGGACCCGTCGCCGGTCATCCCGCCGCCGCGCGAGCAGTCCTCGGGCGGGGTGCTCTCCTTCCTCGCCGGACGGCTGCGCCAGATCGGCATCTTCATCGCGCTGATCGCGATCGTGATCCTGTTCCAGATCCTGACCGGCGGCACGTTGCTGACCCCGCGCAACGTCACCAGCATCATCAACCAGAACGCCTACGTGCTGATCCTGGCCATCGGCATGGTCATGATCATCATCGCCGGCCACATCGACCTCTCGGTGGGCTCGGTGGTGGCCTTCGTCGGCGCCATGAGCGGCATCTTCATCGTCCAGTGGGGCATGCCCGTCTGGGCCGGCGTCCTGCTGGGCCTGGTCGTGGGCGGCCTGATCGGCGCCTGGCAGGGGTTCTGGGTCGCCTACGTCGGCATCCCGGCGTTCATCGTCACCCTGGCCGGCATGCTGACCTTCCGCGGCCTCACCCAGATGGTGCTGCAGAACGTCCCGATCACGCCGTTCCCGGACTCCTACGTGGCCATCGGCTCGGGCTTCCTGCCCCAGCCCAGCGCGACGTCGACGTTCGAGATCCTCACCGTCATCCTCGGCGTGGCCGCGACCGCCGGCCTGCTGCTCAGCCAGTTCCGCGAGCGCGCCAAGCGGGTGAAGATGGGCCTGGAGGACGAGCCGCGCTCGTGGTTCCTGGTCAAGGCCGGCTTCACCGCCGTCTTCATCCTGGCCATCACCTTCACCCTGGCCAGCTACCGCGGCACCCCGATCGTGCTCGTCATCCTGGCGGCGCTCGTGCTGCTCTACTCGACGGTGATGAACCGCTTCGTGTTCGGCCGCCACGTCTACGCCCGCGGCGGCAACCTGCACGCGGCCCAGCTGTCCGGCATCGACACCAAGCGCGTCGACTTCTGGCTGTTCGTCAACATGGGCGTGCTGGCCGCCATCGCCGGCATCGCCTTCACCGCCCGCAGCAACTCGGCCCTCCCGGGTGCGGGCACCGGCTTCGAGCTGGACGCCATCGCGGCCGTCTTCATCGGCGGCGCGGCCGTCACAGGCGGCATCGGCACCGTGACCGGAGCCATGATCGGCGGTCTGATCATGGGCGTGCTGAACAACGGCATGTCGCTGCTGGGCCTCGGCAGCGAGGTGCAGTCCTTCATCAAGGGCTTCGTGCTGCTGCTGGCCGTCGCCTTCGACATCTTCAACAAGCGCCGCGCGGCGAACGCCTCGAAGTAG
- a CDS encoding SRPBCC family protein, translating to MAVRRLSAEGAAPAGVAWERYAVIGAWPTWSPQIRRVEADAERIARGVTGTVHVPGGLRLRFTITDVDPVARRWSWLVRLGPVRMDLHHDVRAAPGGGSATGLVVEGPTALVTAYAPLAWLALRELVAR from the coding sequence ATGGCCGTGCGCCGCCTGAGCGCCGAGGGCGCGGCCCCCGCGGGCGTGGCCTGGGAGCGCTACGCGGTGATCGGGGCCTGGCCCACCTGGTCGCCGCAGATCCGCCGCGTGGAGGCCGACGCCGAGCGGATCGCCCGCGGGGTGACCGGCACCGTGCACGTCCCCGGGGGCCTGCGGCTGCGCTTCACCATCACCGACGTCGACCCGGTCGCCCGGCGCTGGAGCTGGCTGGTCCGGCTCGGCCCGGTGCGGATGGACCTGCACCACGACGTGCGGGCCGCGCCCGGCGGCGGCTCGGCCACGGGGCTGGTCGTCGAGGGTCCCACCGCGCTGGTGACGGCCTACGCCCCGCTCGCCTGGCTGGCCCTGCGGGAGCTCGTCGCGCGCTGA